In Plutella xylostella chromosome 4, ilPluXylo3.1, whole genome shotgun sequence, a genomic segment contains:
- the LOC125490013 gene encoding uncharacterized protein LOC125490013, whose protein sequence is MSNPLNSTFNPTKNTDADNVPVNPVGTPMATDEAPLLEKESPPNYVTFRNQFVRFGDDSLQNDMASFQASMNDLLEKWFAKQDEKMTAMLSEFREVNRAVTFLSEKYDDINKKTEEALSNITSLNKKVEYLEQKLNTIVTLESKIDIMEQQARQCNLEIGNLPEKRSENLVAIVQEVGVALKQNIAPNDIISVHRVPHANPKSPHPKNIIVKFNTRSLRDNILAAARISRGITSEKLNIPGDPRKVYINEHLTLKNKQLFREAREAASKNNFRFVWVRHGGVLVRETEVSPVLAIRSHSDIAKIKPRNITT, encoded by the coding sequence ATGTCAAACCCCCTAAACAGCACATTCAACCCAACCAAGAACACTGATGCAGATAATGTTCCCGTGAACCCTGTCGGCACCCCCATGGCGACTGATGAGGCACCACTGCTGGAAAAGGAGTCCCCACCGAATTACGTTACCTTTAGGAACCAATTTGTCCGCTTCGGCGACGATTCCTTGCAAAACGACATGGCGAGCTTCCAGGCCAGCATGAACGACCTTTTGGAGAAGTGGTTTGCCAAGCAGGACGAGAAGATGACGGCCATGCTCTCCGAATTTAGGGAGGTTAACAGGGCTGTAACTTTCTTAAGTGAAAAATACGACGATATCAAtaagaaaactgaagaagCTTTGAGCAACATAACTTCCCTCAACAAAAAAGTTGAATACCTTGAGCAAAAGCTGAACACCATTGTTACACTCGAATCCAAAATAGATATCATGGAGCAACAAGCGCGCCAGTGCAACCTAGAAATAGGTAACCTACCAGAGAAACGGAGCGAAAACCTTGTGGCAATTGTGCAAGAGGTCGGCGTTGCACTGAAGCAGAATATTGCACCAAACGACATAATATCTGTACACCGAGTTCCCCATGCCAATCCAAAAAGTCCGCATCCAAAAAACATCATCGTGAAGTTCAACACACGCTCGCTTCGTGATAACATCTTGGCTGCGGCCCGCATCTCAAGAGGCATCACATCTGAGAAATTAAACATCCCTGGTGATCCCCGTAAGGTCTACATTAATGAACACCTGACCCTTAAGAATAAGCAGCTGTTTCGCGAGGCAAGGGAAGCGGCCAGCAAGAACAACTTCCGGTTCGTCTGGGTGCGACACGGAGGAGTCTTGGTTCGTGAAACTGAAGTCTCGCCAGTGCTTGCTATTCGATCCCATAGCGACATCGCTAAAATTAAACCTAGGAATATTACTACGTAA